One window from the genome of Hyalangium minutum encodes:
- a CDS encoding ATP-dependent DNA ligase, whose translation MRRFADLYDELDSTTSTNAKVEAMARYFRDAPPQDAAWALYFLTGRRLKRLLTSKVLVPWTQELTGLPDWLFAEVYASVGDLAEVIALLLDQYERPAAPEEMPLSWWLEQRLLPLKDLEPAEQREQVLSWWKVIPRRELFLLNKMLTGELRVGVSDTLVVRAVAQVAELPPATVSHRLMGTWAPSRAFFEQLLSPDVSDGDASRPYPFYLASPLEQPVESLGEPKDWLIEWKWDGIRGQLIRRQGSVYLWSRGEELITERFPEITEASESLPDGTVMDGEVLAYENGRPLPFSLLQRRIGRQKLTAKVLSEAPSSFMAYDLLEERGEDLRGLPLRERRARLEALLKDKPGFTVSPAVEAASWEELAQLRHESRERNVEGFMLKRLESTYQHGRKRGDWWKWKIDPFTVDAVLLYAHPGHGRRSSLYTDYTFAVWNGTELLPVAKAYSGLTDQEISKLDRWIRGHTREKFGPVRSVDPEQVFELHFEGIAASPRHKSGIALRFPRIARWRSDKKPQDADSLASLQELLHAQH comes from the coding sequence ATGCGGCGCTTCGCGGACCTCTACGACGAGCTCGACTCCACCACCTCCACCAACGCCAAGGTGGAGGCCATGGCGCGCTACTTCCGGGACGCTCCGCCCCAGGACGCGGCCTGGGCCCTGTACTTCCTCACGGGCCGGCGCCTGAAGCGGCTCCTCACCTCGAAGGTGCTGGTGCCTTGGACGCAGGAGCTCACCGGCCTCCCCGACTGGCTCTTCGCCGAGGTCTACGCCTCGGTGGGGGACCTGGCCGAAGTCATCGCCCTGCTGCTCGACCAGTACGAGCGCCCCGCTGCCCCCGAGGAGATGCCCCTGTCCTGGTGGCTCGAGCAGCGCCTGCTTCCACTGAAGGACTTGGAGCCCGCCGAGCAGCGTGAGCAGGTGCTCTCCTGGTGGAAGGTGATCCCGCGCCGCGAGCTGTTCCTCCTCAACAAGATGCTCACCGGCGAGCTGCGCGTGGGCGTCTCGGACACGCTCGTGGTGCGCGCCGTGGCCCAGGTGGCGGAGCTGCCCCCGGCCACGGTCTCTCACCGCCTCATGGGCACGTGGGCTCCCTCGCGGGCCTTCTTCGAGCAGCTCCTCTCTCCAGATGTGTCCGACGGGGACGCGTCCCGGCCCTATCCGTTCTACCTGGCTTCTCCGCTGGAGCAGCCCGTGGAGTCGCTCGGCGAGCCGAAGGACTGGCTCATCGAGTGGAAGTGGGACGGCATCCGCGGCCAGCTCATCCGCCGCCAGGGCAGCGTCTACCTCTGGAGCCGGGGCGAGGAGCTCATCACCGAGCGCTTCCCGGAGATCACCGAGGCCTCCGAGTCCCTCCCGGATGGCACGGTGATGGACGGCGAGGTGCTCGCCTACGAGAACGGACGGCCCCTGCCCTTCAGTCTGCTTCAGCGGCGCATCGGGCGGCAGAAGCTGACAGCCAAGGTGCTCTCCGAGGCCCCCTCCTCGTTCATGGCCTATGACCTGCTGGAAGAGCGCGGTGAGGATCTGCGCGGCCTGCCTTTGCGCGAGCGCCGAGCGCGGCTGGAGGCGCTGCTGAAGGACAAACCGGGCTTCACGGTGTCACCCGCGGTGGAGGCTGCCTCCTGGGAGGAGCTGGCGCAGCTGCGGCACGAGTCCCGCGAGCGCAACGTCGAGGGCTTCATGCTCAAGCGGCTCGAGTCCACCTACCAGCACGGCCGCAAGCGCGGAGACTGGTGGAAGTGGAAGATCGACCCGTTCACCGTGGACGCGGTGCTGCTCTACGCGCACCCGGGACATGGGCGCCGGTCCTCGCTCTACACGGACTACACCTTCGCCGTGTGGAACGGCACGGAGCTGCTGCCCGTGGCCAAGGCGTACTCGGGGCTCACGGATCAGGAGATCTCCAAGCTGGACCGGTGGATCCGCGGCCACACGCGCGAGAAGTTCGGTCCCGTGCGCTCCGTGGATCCCGAGCAGGTCTTCGAGCTGCACTTCGAGGGCATCGCCGCCTCGCCCCGCCACAAGTCCGGCATCGCGCTGCGCTTCCCGCGCATTGCCCGGTGGCGCTCGGACAAGAAACCGCAGGACGCGGATTCCCTCGCGAGTCTCCAGGAGCTGCTCCATGCCCAGCATTAA
- the pdeM gene encoding ligase-associated DNA damage response endonuclease PdeM: protein MAARRCQVRLSGAEVEFLPERGLYWPERGLLAVADLHWGKPESFQQHGIPLPAGVLEDDLARLSRALRSTGAQRLLLVGDLIHSRKGVTPAVRERIATWRAGHDVEMVLIRGNHDRHLKELPPEWRLDVCEEHLDEGPFRFAHHPEPSTGRYIWAGHLHPVVRLSSGPDRLRLPCFHVGPAVGVLPAFSAFTGGLDMKRKQGERLFVIADEAVLEL, encoded by the coding sequence ATGGCAGCGCGAAGATGCCAGGTCCGCCTGAGCGGCGCGGAGGTAGAGTTCCTCCCCGAGCGTGGCCTCTATTGGCCCGAGCGCGGCCTCTTGGCCGTGGCGGACCTGCACTGGGGCAAGCCCGAGAGCTTCCAGCAGCACGGCATTCCCCTGCCTGCGGGAGTGCTGGAGGATGATCTCGCGCGCCTCTCGCGGGCACTGCGAAGCACGGGCGCTCAGCGGCTGCTGCTCGTGGGGGATCTCATCCACTCACGGAAGGGCGTGACGCCTGCCGTCCGCGAGCGCATCGCCACATGGCGGGCGGGGCACGACGTGGAGATGGTGCTCATCCGAGGCAACCACGACCGGCACCTGAAGGAGTTGCCTCCCGAGTGGCGCTTGGACGTATGCGAGGAGCACCTCGACGAGGGCCCCTTCCGCTTCGCCCACCACCCCGAGCCCTCCACCGGGCGCTACATCTGGGCAGGCCACCTGCACCCCGTGGTCCGGCTGTCCTCGGGGCCGGATCGGCTGCGCTTGCCCTGCTTCCACGTGGGGCCCGCCGTGGGTGTCCTCCCGGCCTTCAGCGCCTTCACTGGCGGCCTGGACATGAAACGGAAGCAGGGAGAGCGCCTCTTCGTCATCGCCGATGAAGCCGTCTTGGAGTTGTAG
- a CDS encoding ligase-associated DNA damage response DEXH box helicase produces the protein MPSIKRGTRRPSRTKKKASASAAPAGPPDTRPALDKLRGWFQQRGWTPYPFQEQAWAAYSRGESGLIHVPTGAGKTYAAYIGPLADVAEGGRKGLQVLYVTPLRAVSRDIEQALLAPLEVLSADVAVESRTGDTSSSVRQRQRDRLPEVLITTPESLSLLLANERAAELFAGLRSIIVDEWHELLSSKRGTQMELALARLRRFAPGVRTWALSATLANLDVAARAAVGTQVTPTLLSADLERPVEVSTLLPDNVDSFPWAGHLGFSMLEKVGAWLDPARSTLLFTNTRSQAERWYEGLRFARPEWEKWIALHHGSIDREERERVERGLKDGSVRIVVCTSSLDLGVDFGPVERVVQVGSPKGIARSLQRAGRSGHRPGETCHLLFVPTYALELVEMAAARDALQRGEVEPRLPLRKPLDVLAQHLVTCAMGGGFTREALRAEVREATSYQDLTDEEFEWTLALVREGSPTLRAYPEFRRVVEHEGRFVIADARIGRLHKLNIGTISSDATVQLRYWSGGRIGSVEESYVSRLRPGDTFLFAGKRLEFSRFKDMTAYVKPAKGKVSQTPRWYGSRLPLSGSLAAAVRRTLHSARHGDVSMEELAAAWPVLEAQLKLSRIPAADTCLAETCLTREGHHLFLYPFEGRLVHEGLAALLALRFTRLRKSTFSLSVNDYGIEFLTSDAFPYEEALRPALFSRERLVEDILESVNLSELAKRQFRDIARVAGLVLPGLPGARKSTRQVQASASLIYDVFLKYDPENLLLVQARREVLEQHFEQSRLASTLERLERSPLELVPVRRPTPLGFPLVVERISASLSNESLLERVERLKERWQREDARSA, from the coding sequence ATGCCCAGCATTAAGCGAGGCACCCGGCGCCCCTCCCGGACGAAGAAGAAGGCCTCGGCCTCGGCGGCTCCTGCTGGGCCGCCGGACACCCGGCCCGCGCTCGACAAGCTCCGAGGGTGGTTCCAGCAGCGCGGCTGGACGCCCTACCCCTTCCAGGAGCAGGCCTGGGCGGCCTACTCGCGCGGCGAGAGCGGGCTCATCCATGTCCCCACGGGAGCTGGAAAGACCTACGCCGCCTATATCGGCCCCCTGGCCGACGTAGCCGAGGGGGGCCGCAAGGGGCTGCAAGTCCTCTATGTCACGCCGCTCCGGGCCGTTTCCCGCGACATCGAGCAGGCCCTGCTGGCTCCGCTGGAGGTGCTCTCGGCAGACGTCGCCGTGGAGAGCCGGACTGGGGACACGTCCTCCTCCGTGCGCCAGCGCCAGCGTGACCGGCTGCCCGAGGTCCTCATCACCACCCCCGAGTCCCTCTCGCTGCTGCTCGCCAACGAACGCGCCGCGGAGCTGTTCGCGGGTCTGCGCTCCATCATCGTCGACGAGTGGCACGAGCTGCTCAGCTCCAAGCGCGGCACGCAGATGGAGCTGGCCCTCGCGCGCCTGCGCCGCTTCGCCCCGGGCGTGCGCACCTGGGCGCTGTCGGCCACGCTCGCCAACCTGGACGTGGCCGCGCGCGCTGCGGTGGGCACCCAGGTCACGCCCACGCTCCTGAGTGCGGACCTTGAGCGTCCCGTCGAGGTGAGCACGCTGCTGCCGGACAACGTGGACAGCTTCCCGTGGGCGGGCCACCTGGGCTTCTCGATGCTGGAGAAGGTGGGCGCCTGGTTGGATCCGGCCCGCTCCACGCTGCTCTTCACCAACACCCGCTCCCAGGCGGAGCGCTGGTACGAGGGCCTGCGCTTCGCCCGCCCCGAGTGGGAGAAATGGATCGCCCTGCATCACGGCTCCATCGATCGCGAGGAGCGCGAGCGGGTGGAGCGGGGCTTGAAGGACGGCAGCGTCCGCATCGTGGTGTGCACCTCCTCGCTGGATCTGGGCGTGGACTTTGGCCCCGTGGAGCGCGTGGTGCAGGTGGGCAGCCCCAAGGGCATCGCCCGCTCTCTGCAGCGTGCCGGGCGCAGCGGCCACCGTCCCGGGGAGACGTGCCACCTGCTCTTCGTCCCCACGTACGCCCTGGAGCTGGTGGAGATGGCCGCCGCGCGCGACGCCCTCCAGCGCGGCGAGGTGGAGCCACGCCTGCCGCTGCGCAAGCCCTTGGATGTGCTGGCGCAACACCTCGTCACCTGCGCGATGGGCGGCGGCTTCACCCGCGAGGCCCTGCGTGCCGAGGTCCGCGAGGCCACCAGCTACCAGGACCTCACGGACGAGGAGTTCGAGTGGACGCTGGCGCTGGTGCGCGAGGGCAGCCCGACCCTGCGCGCCTATCCCGAGTTCCGCCGCGTCGTGGAGCACGAGGGCCGCTTCGTCATCGCGGACGCGCGTATCGGCCGGCTGCACAAGCTGAACATCGGAACCATCTCCTCGGACGCCACGGTGCAGCTCCGCTACTGGAGCGGGGGCCGGATCGGCTCCGTGGAGGAGTCCTACGTGAGCCGCCTGCGACCCGGGGACACGTTCCTCTTCGCGGGCAAGCGCCTGGAGTTCTCCCGCTTCAAGGACATGACGGCGTATGTGAAGCCGGCCAAGGGGAAGGTATCTCAGACGCCGCGCTGGTATGGCAGCCGCCTTCCCCTGTCCGGCTCGCTGGCCGCGGCGGTGCGCCGCACGCTGCACTCAGCGCGGCACGGGGATGTCTCCATGGAGGAGCTGGCGGCCGCGTGGCCGGTGCTGGAGGCGCAGCTGAAGCTCTCACGCATCCCCGCCGCGGACACCTGCCTAGCCGAGACGTGCCTGACGCGCGAGGGCCACCACCTCTTCCTCTATCCTTTCGAGGGCCGGCTCGTGCACGAGGGGCTGGCGGCGCTGCTGGCGCTGCGCTTCACCCGGCTGCGCAAGTCCACCTTCAGCCTCTCGGTGAATGACTACGGCATCGAGTTCCTCACCTCGGACGCCTTTCCTTATGAGGAGGCACTGCGCCCGGCCCTCTTCTCCCGCGAGCGGCTGGTGGAGGACATCCTGGAGAGCGTCAACCTGAGCGAGCTGGCCAAGCGTCAGTTCCGGGACATCGCACGGGTGGCGGGGCTGGTGCTGCCGGGGCTGCCGGGGGCGCGCAAGTCCACGCGGCAGGTCCAGGCGAGCGCCTCGCTCATCTATGACGTCTTCCTGAAGTACGACCCGGAGAACCTGCTGCTCGTCCAGGCCCGGCGCGAGGTGCTGGAGCAGCACTTCGAGCAGAGCCGGCTCGCGAGCACCCTGGAGCGCCTGGAGCGCTCTCCTCTGGAGCTGGTCCCCGTCCGGCGGCCTACGCCGCTGGGCTTTCCCCTCGTCGTCGAGCGCATCAGCGCGAGCCTCTCCAATGAGTCCCTGTTGGAGCGGGTAGAGCGCCTCAAGGAGCGATGGCAGCGCGAAGATGCCAGGTCCGCCTGA